From one Rhizobium rosettiformans genomic stretch:
- a CDS encoding Bug family tripartite tricarboxylate transporter substrate binding protein has product MKHFFLASFLAGALALPAAAADYTIIAPAAPGGGWDQTARSLQQVMQAEGISGNVQVVNVPGAGGTIGLAQFASQQKGNPNALIVGGYVMVGAILTNQSPVTLADVTPIARLTGEYEAIVVPANSEIENIGQLVEKLKADPGSVSWAGGSAGGTDHIGAGLIAKAAGVDPTKINYIAYSGGGEALAAILGSQVTVGISSYGEFQAQVEAGTLRLLAVSSAERIEGADAPTLKESGLDVVLQNWRMVAAAPGLTDEQKAAVAADIEKLAKSAGWQETLKTKNWQDTYLAGAAFEEQLAKDIAATETILKDIGLVK; this is encoded by the coding sequence TTGAAACACTTTTTCCTGGCTTCGTTCCTTGCAGGCGCTCTCGCCCTTCCGGCTGCGGCTGCCGACTACACGATCATCGCTCCGGCTGCGCCTGGCGGCGGCTGGGACCAGACGGCCCGTTCGCTGCAGCAGGTGATGCAGGCTGAAGGCATTTCCGGCAATGTTCAGGTTGTGAACGTACCGGGCGCCGGCGGCACCATTGGTCTTGCCCAATTCGCCAGTCAGCAGAAGGGCAATCCGAACGCCCTGATCGTCGGTGGCTATGTCATGGTCGGTGCGATCCTGACCAACCAGTCGCCGGTGACGCTGGCGGATGTTACGCCGATCGCCCGCCTGACGGGCGAGTATGAAGCGATCGTCGTTCCCGCCAATTCGGAAATCGAGAACATCGGCCAGCTCGTTGAGAAGCTGAAGGCTGATCCAGGTTCCGTGTCCTGGGCTGGCGGCTCGGCTGGTGGTACCGACCACATCGGTGCTGGCCTGATCGCCAAGGCTGCCGGCGTCGACCCGACCAAGATCAACTACATCGCCTATTCTGGCGGCGGTGAAGCGCTTGCTGCCATCCTCGGCAGTCAGGTGACTGTCGGCATCTCCAGCTATGGCGAATTCCAGGCGCAGGTAGAGGCCGGTACGCTTCGTCTGCTCGCTGTTTCCAGTGCCGAGCGTATCGAAGGTGCCGATGCTCCGACGCTCAAGGAAAGCGGTCTCGATGTCGTGCTGCAGAACTGGCGTATGGTCGCGGCCGCTCCTGGCTTGACCGACGAACAGAAGGCCGCCGTCGCGGCTGATATCGAAAAGCTCGCGAAGTCGGCTGGCTGGCAGGAAACCTTGAAGACCAAGAACTGGCAGGACACCTACCTTGCCGGCGCTGCCTTTGAAGAGCAGCTCGCCAAGGACATCGCTGCCACCGAGACCATTCTCAAAGACATCGGTCTGGTGAAATGA
- a CDS encoding 3'-5' exonuclease: MTRISLRGRILLFFVALAAGAVAALAVGLWFGYHREGSPDMLNAFMQSAIAAGFLILALITWVWFLFDTHLARPIDKVASAMRARAHADVGNDFQAEEARYLGDLADAASATAATLAQTRGALAEQVQRETTRLSSDKNKLEQLLADVPPAVLLCTGRHHLVFYNGVAQQMLAGSQRPVCLDRNIFDYLSEGPIRDAHHRLLESSDPDAVVEFICLSPCGRRRLAGRMRLASDNGGDQAAYVMTLRDVTTEVAAYARRDALLGDVFLQVRPIVSDLRHALVSHGPGTGADAPVSTQLQALDATLADLEARFESCRSAGWPMAPTDVRELAGQLRRDLEGQKLTLDAEVAEIAVRCNAFDIVSLLGHLVSRVSTATAAAHFHLTISEAQGAADLTLFWKGGAVSPESVDHWLDEPVFDGGVTCETILKTHGIVLVVGADDDAPSISTRLRPIERLRPVGADMSRHVVYDFDLLSRLHYEKLSDARLDSLTYVVFDTETTGLLPEQGDEIVQIAAVRIVNGKRVKNEVFDLLVNPGRPIPPSSSAIHGVTDAMVADAVSVQEAVRQFHRFAEGAVLVAHNAPFDMEFLTRREKEVGLRFMNPILDTVLVSAAAFGRAETHTLDALADRLGVHIDEKDRHTALGDAIATADVFIKLKDMLAGRGLVRFGEVLTELRGHQRLVRDLNDQARVS; this comes from the coding sequence ATGACCAGGATCAGCCTGCGCGGACGTATCCTGCTTTTCTTCGTGGCGCTGGCGGCTGGTGCGGTCGCGGCTTTGGCTGTCGGTTTGTGGTTCGGCTACCACCGCGAGGGCAGCCCGGACATGCTGAATGCGTTCATGCAGAGCGCTATCGCCGCCGGCTTTCTGATCCTCGCTCTAATCACCTGGGTCTGGTTTCTCTTCGACACGCATCTCGCCCGTCCCATCGACAAGGTGGCATCGGCCATGCGTGCCCGGGCGCATGCCGATGTGGGCAACGACTTTCAGGCAGAGGAAGCGCGCTATCTCGGTGATCTTGCCGATGCAGCCTCCGCAACCGCAGCGACCCTTGCGCAGACGCGGGGCGCGCTCGCGGAACAGGTGCAGCGCGAAACCACGCGTCTGTCGTCCGACAAGAACAAGCTCGAACAGCTGCTCGCCGACGTGCCGCCTGCCGTTCTTCTCTGTACGGGCCGACATCATCTCGTCTTCTACAACGGAGTGGCGCAACAGATGCTTGCGGGCTCGCAGCGCCCTGTTTGCCTCGATCGCAACATCTTCGACTATCTGAGTGAAGGGCCGATCCGCGACGCGCATCACCGGCTTCTGGAGAGCTCGGATCCAGATGCGGTGGTCGAGTTCATCTGTCTCAGCCCCTGCGGTCGGCGCAGGCTCGCCGGACGCATGAGGCTCGCCAGTGACAACGGCGGCGATCAGGCGGCCTATGTCATGACCCTTCGCGATGTGACGACCGAAGTTGCGGCCTATGCCCGGCGTGACGCTCTTCTCGGTGACGTGTTCCTGCAGGTCCGGCCCATCGTCTCGGATCTGCGCCATGCGCTTGTCTCGCATGGCCCCGGCACGGGAGCCGATGCCCCTGTTTCAACGCAGCTTCAGGCGCTGGATGCGACGCTCGCGGATCTCGAAGCCCGCTTTGAAAGCTGTCGGTCCGCTGGTTGGCCGATGGCGCCGACGGATGTGCGTGAGCTTGCTGGCCAACTCCGTCGCGACCTCGAGGGCCAGAAACTCACGCTCGACGCCGAGGTCGCCGAAATCGCTGTCCGCTGCAATGCCTTCGATATCGTCAGTCTCCTCGGACACCTCGTGTCCCGGGTCAGCACGGCGACTGCTGCTGCGCATTTTCATCTCACAATCAGCGAAGCCCAGGGCGCTGCCGACCTGACCTTGTTCTGGAAGGGCGGCGCCGTGTCGCCCGAAAGCGTGGATCACTGGCTGGACGAGCCGGTCTTTGACGGCGGTGTGACTTGCGAGACGATCCTCAAGACCCACGGCATCGTTCTGGTCGTCGGGGCGGATGATGATGCACCGTCGATCTCGACCCGGCTGCGGCCAATCGAGCGGCTGCGACCGGTCGGAGCGGACATGTCGCGGCATGTCGTCTACGATTTCGATCTGCTGTCGCGCCTGCACTACGAGAAGCTCTCCGACGCGCGTCTCGATAGCCTGACCTATGTGGTGTTCGATACGGAAACGACGGGCTTGCTGCCGGAACAGGGCGATGAAATCGTCCAGATCGCGGCTGTCCGCATCGTCAATGGAAAGCGCGTCAAGAACGAGGTGTTCGACTTGCTCGTCAATCCGGGGCGGCCGATACCTCCGTCCTCATCCGCAATCCATGGCGTGACGGACGCGATGGTCGCAGATGCCGTAAGCGTTCAGGAGGCCGTGCGGCAGTTTCACCGCTTTGCGGAAGGGGCTGTGCTCGTGGCACACAATGCGCCGTTCGACATGGAGTTTCTCACGCGACGGGAGAAGGAAGTCGGGCTGCGCTTCATGAACCCGATCCTGGATACGGTGCTGGTGTCAGCCGCCGCCTTCGGCCGCGCCGAAACACATACGCTCGATGCGCTCGCCGACAGGCTCGGTGTGCATATCGACGAGAAAGATCGCCACACTGCGCTCGGCGATGCGATTGCGACTGCTGACGTTTTCATCAAGCTGAAGGACATGCTGGCCGGGCGCGGCCTGGTACGGTTCGGTGAAGTGCTGACCGAATTGCGTGGTCATCAAAGGCTCGTTCGAGATCTCAACGATCAGGCCCGCGTATCCTGA
- a CDS encoding BA14K family protein — translation MKPVIKLLSASALAAGMVIGGVVLASAALAPEEDPHRFTGLDIKDLWTMEPVRIDRTAQNLERLPPRYASHVVMVEPDLGASDQSEQTATAGRGSKVGDIDTLVTAAIDESTSGFGADTLPPEHFSWCEARYRSYDPVRNTYRSFSGDIRPCDSPYQVEIMAELEEGDARVMTVSADGSNPGAGMENEGHVMACMERYRSYRPSDNTYQPYGGGPRQPCQLASF, via the coding sequence ATGAAACCCGTTATAAAACTGCTCTCAGCGTCAGCGCTCGCCGCCGGGATGGTGATTGGTGGCGTCGTACTCGCGTCAGCCGCGCTCGCCCCGGAAGAAGACCCCCACCGATTCACCGGCCTAGACATCAAGGACCTCTGGACGATGGAGCCTGTCCGCATCGACAGGACCGCACAGAATCTGGAGCGCTTGCCACCCCGCTATGCAAGTCATGTGGTGATGGTCGAACCCGACCTGGGGGCATCGGATCAGAGTGAGCAGACGGCCACCGCAGGGCGAGGTTCTAAGGTCGGCGACATCGACACTCTCGTCACTGCGGCGATCGACGAATCGACATCCGGTTTCGGCGCCGACACGCTACCTCCGGAGCATTTCTCCTGGTGTGAAGCACGCTATCGTTCCTACGATCCCGTCCGCAACACCTATCGCAGCTTCAGCGGCGACATTCGTCCCTGTGACTCACCCTATCAGGTCGAGATCATGGCGGAGCTGGAAGAAGGTGATGCAAGGGTCATGACCGTCAGTGCCGACGGAAGCAATCCTGGTGCTGGCATGGAGAACGAAGGCCACGTCATGGCCTGCATGGAACGCTATCGCTCCTATCGTCCGAGCGACAACACATACCAGCCTTATGGCGGCGGCCCGCGCCAGCCCTGTCAGCTGGCGTCGTTCTGA
- a CDS encoding sensor histidine kinase: MAELILKHDWADGLGPIKEWPAALRSALSICLNSSFPTAIYWGPEMRLLYNDSWAPIPADRHPWALGRPAAEVWSDIWEVVGPQFHQVMTTGEGVTTYDQLLMMERNGVPTEGYWNYSLSSIRDEHGNIVGVFNQGNETTAAVLARRQTQEEIARLGRLFAQAPAAIAILEGPSHTFKLVNPAYEDLVQRSNLLGRSVEEALPEVKDQGFIHLLDTVYATNEPYQGKAVPVEFVRPDGKLQGRYVDFVFQPITDTAGQPGGIFIQASDVTEATTAMAALRESEQRFEAIVNSIDQMIWSTRPDGYHDYFNQRWYEYTGVSEGFTDGSDWENVFHPDDRAETWAKWQHSLETGEPYHVEYRLLHRSGVYRWVIGRAQCVRDENGEITRWYGTCTDIHDLKVAEEARQLLLRELNHRVKNLFAITAGMINMTARSSPSVGEMAQSLHGRLQALAKAHHLIQPAIVAGSSIAETVAFHTLLEEILSPHLADRDRQVTLKGPEISLGPHASTSFALIFHELATNAAKYGPFRDADGRLDVRWRMDKDALHLEWQEDVNRPEIKAPSQEGFGSKLARTSAIHHLGGSIDFEWLPGGVTIALTAAGDRLAK; the protein is encoded by the coding sequence ATGGCCGAACTTATCCTGAAACATGACTGGGCAGACGGTCTCGGCCCTATCAAAGAGTGGCCAGCCGCGCTGCGCTCGGCGCTGTCCATCTGTCTCAACTCCAGCTTTCCGACCGCCATCTACTGGGGACCGGAAATGCGGCTGCTCTACAACGATAGCTGGGCACCCATTCCGGCAGACCGCCATCCCTGGGCTTTGGGCCGACCGGCTGCCGAAGTATGGTCGGACATCTGGGAGGTTGTCGGACCGCAATTCCACCAGGTGATGACCACCGGGGAAGGCGTGACGACCTATGACCAGTTGCTGATGATGGAGCGCAACGGCGTTCCGACGGAAGGCTACTGGAACTACAGCCTGTCCAGCATCCGCGACGAACACGGCAACATCGTAGGCGTCTTCAACCAGGGCAACGAAACCACGGCTGCCGTCCTCGCCAGGCGCCAGACGCAGGAAGAGATCGCCAGGCTGGGGCGGCTTTTTGCGCAGGCACCCGCCGCGATCGCCATTCTGGAGGGCCCGTCGCATACATTCAAGCTGGTCAACCCGGCCTATGAAGACCTCGTTCAGAGAAGCAACTTGCTGGGACGATCGGTTGAAGAGGCCCTGCCGGAAGTCAAGGATCAGGGCTTTATCCACCTGCTCGATACCGTCTACGCTACTAACGAACCCTATCAGGGCAAGGCGGTGCCGGTGGAATTCGTGCGCCCCGATGGAAAACTCCAGGGGCGATACGTGGACTTCGTCTTCCAGCCGATCACCGACACGGCGGGCCAGCCAGGGGGCATCTTCATCCAAGCGTCTGATGTCACCGAGGCGACAACGGCCATGGCCGCTCTCCGGGAAAGTGAACAGCGTTTCGAAGCCATCGTGAACTCAATCGACCAGATGATCTGGTCGACCCGACCAGACGGATACCACGACTACTTCAACCAGCGTTGGTACGAATACACAGGCGTCAGCGAGGGCTTCACCGACGGCTCGGACTGGGAAAATGTCTTTCACCCCGATGATCGGGCTGAGACCTGGGCAAAGTGGCAGCACAGCCTGGAGACCGGCGAACCGTATCACGTGGAGTACCGTCTTCTGCATCGAAGCGGCGTTTATCGCTGGGTCATCGGACGCGCCCAATGCGTGCGGGACGAGAACGGCGAGATTACCCGCTGGTACGGGACCTGCACGGATATTCACGATCTCAAGGTGGCCGAAGAAGCTCGTCAGCTTCTGCTGCGGGAACTCAACCACCGCGTCAAGAACCTCTTCGCCATCACTGCAGGCATGATCAACATGACCGCACGCTCATCGCCGTCGGTCGGCGAGATGGCTCAATCTCTGCACGGTCGCCTGCAGGCCTTGGCGAAGGCACACCACCTGATCCAGCCGGCAATTGTTGCCGGATCGTCAATTGCCGAAACCGTTGCATTCCATACACTTCTGGAAGAGATTCTGTCCCCCCACCTGGCGGATCGCGACAGACAAGTCACCCTGAAAGGCCCGGAAATAAGCCTCGGCCCGCATGCATCGACGAGCTTTGCCCTGATCTTTCACGAGTTGGCGACCAATGCGGCAAAGTACGGCCCCTTCCGCGACGCGGATGGAAGGCTCGATGTCCGCTGGCGGATGGACAAAGATGCTTTGCATCTGGAATGGCAAGAAGACGTCAACCGCCCCGAAATCAAGGCTCCAAGCCAGGAAGGCTTCGGCAGCAAGCTTGCACGAACCAGCGCAATTCATCACCTCGGCGGAAGCATCGATTTTGAGTGGCTGCCGGGCGGCGTCACCATCGCTCTCACTGCAGCCGGTGATCGGCTCGCCAAGTGA
- a CDS encoding PAS domain-containing protein, whose translation MSDQNSSRRDAQDAGDRLLASHPSEDPFAAAFKATRMPMLITDPRQPDNPIIFCNQAFSNLTGYSTDELIGRNCRLLQGPETDSGAIARLREAIAAERDVAIDILNYRKDGSQFWNALFVSPVRDADGEVVYFFASQLDFTTIKSKELDLAEARQSAEREVARRTHDLSEALKAQTLLVHEVDHRVKNNLLTIASIVKLQARMSGNDLVKRTLFSVLNRVEALSTVQRKLFTSADLGRFDVSDFAKDLIEDLVGALKRDDIRVTTDLSPVLVPAVKASPLALIINELVLDAVRRGLSDGGGDIHLEVRRTNGHFLIRVTDTTKPVSVNPEEEAFGKLMLETCAKQLGAKIAREVEGYRTNVQVTMLVEDAKETDA comes from the coding sequence ATGTCTGATCAAAACTCCTCGCGCCGCGACGCACAAGACGCCGGCGACCGCCTTCTCGCCTCCCATCCATCCGAGGATCCGTTCGCGGCAGCCTTCAAGGCTACCCGCATGCCGATGCTGATTACGGATCCGCGGCAGCCCGACAACCCAATCATTTTCTGCAATCAGGCGTTTTCGAACCTGACTGGCTACAGCACAGATGAGCTCATCGGGCGCAACTGCCGTTTGCTGCAGGGACCGGAAACGGACAGCGGTGCGATCGCCCGTCTGCGCGAGGCCATTGCGGCAGAGCGGGACGTTGCGATCGACATCCTCAACTATCGCAAGGACGGTAGCCAGTTCTGGAATGCGCTTTTCGTCAGCCCCGTCCGGGATGCCGACGGCGAAGTGGTCTATTTCTTTGCATCACAGCTCGATTTCACGACGATCAAGAGCAAGGAACTCGATCTGGCAGAGGCGCGGCAATCGGCCGAACGTGAGGTCGCACGGCGGACGCATGACCTGTCCGAAGCGCTGAAGGCCCAGACCCTTCTGGTGCATGAGGTGGACCACCGTGTGAAGAACAACCTCTTGACCATCGCCTCGATCGTCAAGCTGCAGGCGCGAATGTCTGGAAACGACCTCGTAAAGCGCACCTTGTTCTCGGTGCTCAATCGCGTCGAAGCGCTGAGCACAGTGCAACGAAAGCTGTTCACAAGCGCCGACCTTGGGCGCTTCGACGTGTCCGATTTTGCCAAGGATCTAATCGAGGATCTGGTAGGTGCCTTGAAACGCGACGACATTCGCGTGACGACCGACCTGTCGCCGGTGCTGGTTCCCGCTGTTAAGGCTTCGCCGCTTGCTCTCATTATAAACGAGCTGGTCCTGGATGCCGTGCGCCGGGGGCTGAGCGATGGGGGTGGCGATATCCATCTGGAGGTGCGGCGCACCAACGGGCATTTCTTGATCCGGGTGACGGACACGACGAAGCCAGTCTCCGTTAATCCGGAGGAGGAGGCTTTTGGCAAGCTGATGCTGGAGACCTGTGCGAAGCAGCTGGGCGCGAAGATCGCCCGGGAGGTCGAAGGCTACCGGACTAATGTTCAGGTCACGATGCTGGTCGAAGACGCAAAGGAAACAGACGCTTGA
- a CDS encoding response regulator: protein MKIMIVEDEALLALELELEVEAAGHVVVGTAASRKAAFDIIESSTPEFAFVDVHLSDGPSGIEIGRRLAEREVPFVFVTGNVKRIPEGFVGAIGAIEKPYTMNGLQNALSYISEKVTGDQTISPPPGLILAKSFQRQNDAS, encoded by the coding sequence TTGAAAATCATGATCGTCGAGGATGAGGCGCTTCTTGCCCTCGAACTGGAGCTTGAAGTGGAGGCTGCCGGCCATGTCGTCGTGGGAACGGCCGCATCGCGCAAGGCTGCTTTCGACATTATCGAATCCAGCACGCCCGAATTCGCCTTCGTCGATGTCCACCTCAGCGATGGTCCCTCGGGAATCGAGATCGGGCGCCGGCTTGCGGAACGCGAGGTCCCCTTCGTCTTCGTCACTGGGAATGTCAAACGGATACCGGAAGGTTTCGTCGGCGCGATCGGGGCAATCGAGAAGCCCTATACGATGAACGGGCTTCAAAATGCCCTGAGCTATATCAGTGAGAAAGTGACCGGCGATCAGACGATTAGCCCGCCGCCGGGCCTTATTCTGGCCAAGAGCTTCCAGCGTCAGAACGACGCCAGCTGA
- a CDS encoding tripartite tricarboxylate transporter TctB family protein yields MSTEDRSSGHRTRRPDWAALVIAAVLVAVAGLIFYDVARLQGGNSYSGIGPATVPKGIAIGLIGLGIWTVFAAMRRDFPEREHQELPPVLFIVAGLAAQMLLLKTLGFSLATGVLFALTAAGFGKRQFWISLPAGIALSFVVWILFARFLQLSLPAGPLERLFF; encoded by the coding sequence ATGAGCACGGAAGATCGTTCTTCCGGACATCGTACGCGTCGCCCAGATTGGGCGGCGCTGGTCATCGCCGCGGTGCTGGTCGCCGTGGCGGGCCTGATCTTCTACGATGTCGCCCGTCTGCAAGGCGGTAACAGCTACTCCGGTATCGGTCCTGCGACGGTGCCGAAGGGCATTGCCATCGGTTTGATCGGCCTTGGCATCTGGACGGTGTTCGCTGCGATGCGCCGCGATTTTCCGGAGCGCGAGCATCAGGAGCTACCGCCTGTGCTTTTCATCGTGGCCGGGCTCGCAGCGCAGATGCTGCTCCTGAAAACGCTGGGTTTCTCGCTTGCGACAGGTGTCCTGTTCGCTCTGACCGCGGCCGGCTTCGGCAAAAGGCAGTTCTGGATCTCGCTGCCGGCCGGCATAGCTCTCTCGTTCGTCGTGTGGATCCTCTTCGCGCGTTTCCTGCAACTGTCATTGCCGGCGGGTCCACTCGAACGGCTGTTCTTCTGA
- a CDS encoding tripartite tricarboxylate transporter permease encodes MNTFDFLLQGLAIAAQPINLFYALIGVTLGTLVGVLPGIGPALTVALLLPVTYQLDPAGSLIMFAGIYYGGMYGGSTTSILLNTPGESASIVTALEGNKMARAGRGGPALATAAIGSFVAGLLATIALAFIAPYVVKFALSFGPREYFALMMLAFVTVSAAFGDSTLRGLTALFVGLAFSIVGIDQLTGQTRLSFGVPDLLDGLEVTTLAVAMFAIGETLYVAAQGARAPEKVEAVRGSLWMNKSDWSRSWKPWLRGTAIGFPIGAMPAGGADVSSFLSYSAEKQFSKHPEEFGKGAIEGVAGPEAANNASAAGTLVPLLTLGLPTTATAAIMLAGFQQFGLQPGPLLFATNPQLVWGLIASLLIANFMLLVLNLPLIGLWVRLLTVPKPWLYAGILVFATLGTIGANPSVFELGLLLTFGVLGYVMRVFGYPIAPVIVGLILGPMAEQQLRRALSISQGDPTVLVTSPIAAILLALAAIALVVPMILRARGRGQVLAQVAASED; translated from the coding sequence GTGAATACGTTTGATTTCCTTCTCCAAGGGCTGGCGATCGCCGCTCAGCCGATCAACCTGTTCTACGCGCTGATCGGCGTTACGCTGGGCACGCTCGTCGGCGTCCTGCCGGGCATCGGTCCTGCGCTTACCGTCGCACTCCTGTTGCCGGTGACCTACCAGCTCGATCCTGCCGGTTCGCTGATCATGTTTGCCGGCATCTATTACGGCGGCATGTATGGCGGCTCGACGACGTCGATCCTGCTCAACACGCCAGGCGAGAGCGCATCGATCGTGACCGCGCTCGAAGGCAACAAGATGGCCCGCGCCGGGCGCGGCGGGCCGGCCCTTGCCACGGCCGCAATCGGCTCCTTCGTTGCGGGCCTTCTGGCAACCATCGCGCTTGCCTTCATTGCGCCCTATGTCGTGAAGTTCGCCCTGTCCTTTGGTCCGCGTGAGTATTTCGCGCTGATGATGCTCGCTTTCGTCACCGTCTCCGCAGCCTTCGGGGACTCGACGCTGCGTGGTCTGACCGCCCTCTTTGTCGGCCTCGCCTTCTCGATCGTCGGCATCGATCAGCTGACCGGCCAGACACGACTGAGTTTCGGCGTGCCGGATCTGCTCGATGGGCTCGAAGTCACCACGCTTGCGGTTGCGATGTTCGCCATCGGCGAGACGCTCTACGTGGCTGCCCAGGGAGCCCGGGCTCCGGAAAAGGTCGAAGCCGTGCGTGGCTCGCTCTGGATGAACAAGTCCGATTGGAGCCGCTCCTGGAAGCCCTGGCTTCGCGGTACGGCGATCGGTTTCCCGATCGGCGCCATGCCTGCCGGTGGTGCGGACGTGTCGAGCTTTCTGTCCTATTCGGCGGAAAAGCAGTTCTCGAAGCATCCGGAAGAGTTCGGCAAAGGTGCGATCGAGGGCGTCGCCGGGCCAGAAGCTGCCAACAATGCCTCTGCTGCCGGAACGCTGGTTCCGCTGTTGACGCTCGGCCTGCCGACGACGGCGACTGCTGCGATCATGCTTGCGGGTTTCCAGCAGTTCGGCCTGCAGCCCGGCCCGCTGCTGTTTGCGACCAATCCGCAGCTCGTCTGGGGTCTGATTGCCTCGCTGCTGATCGCCAACTTCATGCTGCTGGTCCTGAACCTGCCGCTGATCGGTCTCTGGGTCCGCCTCCTGACGGTTCCCAAGCCCTGGCTCTATGCCGGCATTCTGGTGTTTGCGACACTTGGCACGATCGGCGCCAATCCGTCGGTGTTCGAACTCGGTCTGCTTTTGACCTTCGGTGTGCTCGGCTATGTCATGCGTGTCTTCGGCTATCCGATCGCGCCCGTCATCGTCGGTCTGATCCTCGGCCCGATGGCCGAGCAGCAGCTGCGCCGCGCCTTGTCGATCAGCCAGGGCGATCCGACGGTGCTGGTCACGTCTCCGATCGCAGCAATCCTGCTGGCGCTCGCCGCCATTGCGCTGGTTGTCCCGATGATCCTTCGGGCGCGGGGTAGGGGGCAGGTCCTGGCACAGGTTGCCGCCAGCGAAGACTGA